Proteins from one Malania oleifera isolate guangnan ecotype guangnan chromosome 4, ASM2987363v1, whole genome shotgun sequence genomic window:
- the LOC131152908 gene encoding WEB family protein At1g12150-like encodes MGIKGPQSIVSPRAEAGEIDTKTQFQSVKAAVNLFGAMQRTKALAKMSKPSTERMLDKETQLHLAEKELTKVKKQLKNVEDTKAKAHFDLEKAKRTLHYLTNKLETVMDSKKSAVEATKAAKARAKQLEEAHSMKPFGSRRTWREQLDHERDQYRTVSNELAIVKQKLRKTQQNFDLFLEAKIAGFQQAADAQHAVKMNKQKMSELTRDIAAMQESVNRVKLATLLAKEEQAKIMKERSEHQKSHRTVMEETERKLVSSKKEFDPELVRDLEDKLAETTKEVEILQEEVKISRASSLDFVRILGLELDDAKKVLQKITEEESSLRGVVDSLKQGLENAKKDCFDLKEKEAEAEAKISNREHAR; translated from the exons ATGGGCATCAAAGGTCCTCAGAGTATAGTTTCTCCCAGAGCGGAGGCGGGAGAGATTGACACAAAAACTCAATTTCAGTCTGTAAAGGCCGCTGTTAATTTATTCGGTGCAATGCAGAGAACGAAAGCTCTAGCCAAAATGTCAAAACCTTCTACAGAG AGAATGCTAGACAAGGAAACCCAACTTCACTTGGCCGAGAAAGAACTAACAAAAGTGAAGAAACAGCTGAAGAATGTTGAAGATACAAAAGCCAAAGCACATTTTGATCTCGAAAAGGCGAAGAGAACGCTGCATTATCTAACTAACAAGCTCGAAACCGTCATGGATTCAAAGAAATCAGCAGTTGAGGCTACCAAAGCAGCAAAAGCTCGAGCTAAACAACTTGAAGAAGCTCATTCCATGAAACCCTTTGGAAGCAGGAGAACATGGAGAGAGCAATTGGATCATGAGAGGGACCAGTATAGAACTGTTAGTAATGAGCTTGCCATTGTGAAACAGAAGCTCAGGAAAACccaacaaaattttgatttgttcCTAGAAGCGAAAATTGCGGGGTTTCAGCAGGCAGCAGATGCCCAGCATGCAGTAAAGATGAATAAACAAAAGATGAGTGAGCTGACTAGGGACATAGCAGCAATGCAGGAATCCGTTAATCGTGTGAAGCTTGCCACACTACTTGCTAAAGAAGAGCAGGCAAAGATTATGAAAGAGAGAAGCGAACACCAAAAATCCCATAGAACTGTGATGGAGGAAACCGAGAGGAAGCTGGTGTCTTCAAAGAAAGAGTTTGATCCTGAACTCGTTAGAGATCTCGAGGATAAGCTTGCAGAAACGACCAAGGAGGTCGAAATTTTGCAGGAGGAAGTAAAAATTAGCAGGGCTTCAAGCCTAGATTTTGTGAGGATCCTAGGTTTGGAACTCGATGATGCTAAAAAGGTGCTGCAGAAGATTACGGAAGAAGAAAGCTCACTTCGAGGTGTGGTTGATTCCCTAAAGCAGGGGCTGGAGAATGCAAAGAAGGATTGCTTCGATTTAAAGGAAAAGGAAGCAGAAGCAGAAGCAAAAATCAGCAACAGGGAACATGCACGTTGA